The following proteins are co-located in the Haloarcula marismortui ATCC 43049 genome:
- a CDS encoding siroheme decarboxylase subunit beta, producing MSLQSGEWREQIDEVDAALIDEFQSDFPIQERPFEAVGDALGVSAGTALDRVKTLRDDGIFRRFGPVLNPPVIGSSTLAAVSAPEDRFDEVAEIINGYRQVNHNYARDHEWNMWFVVTAGSRQRRDEILAEIEERTGCSVLVLPMLTDYYIDLEFPVVNGDRFARESLETTDATATRISEDAAADLSELDRRLLLEIQSGFPLVATPYRDVADAVDADVSEVLSAIKRLQRTGCIKRIGCVVNHIVTGFDNNCMVVWDVPDDALDERGQAVGELPYVTLCYHRPRRPEQDWQYNLFTMIHGREADIVDEKIDELATDHLPYDHGRLYSTETLKQTGARYDDIVGQ from the coding sequence ATGAGTCTCCAGTCGGGCGAGTGGCGCGAGCAGATCGACGAGGTAGACGCTGCGCTCATCGATGAGTTCCAGAGTGACTTCCCGATTCAGGAACGCCCCTTCGAGGCCGTTGGTGATGCGCTGGGGGTCTCGGCGGGAACAGCACTCGACCGGGTCAAAACGCTCCGTGACGACGGCATTTTCCGTCGGTTCGGTCCGGTTCTTAATCCGCCGGTCATCGGCTCTTCGACGCTGGCTGCTGTCAGTGCCCCCGAGGACCGGTTCGACGAGGTTGCCGAGATAATCAACGGGTACCGGCAGGTGAACCACAACTACGCTCGCGACCACGAGTGGAATATGTGGTTTGTTGTCACTGCAGGCTCCCGACAGCGACGCGACGAGATTCTGGCCGAGATTGAGGAGCGAACCGGCTGTTCGGTACTCGTCTTGCCGATGTTGACTGACTACTACATCGATCTGGAGTTCCCGGTTGTCAACGGTGACCGGTTCGCCCGGGAGAGTCTGGAGACGACCGACGCCACTGCGACTCGAATAAGCGAAGATGCCGCCGCGGACCTCTCGGAACTGGACCGGCGATTATTGCTCGAAATCCAGAGTGGGTTCCCGCTCGTCGCAACGCCATACCGAGACGTGGCGGACGCTGTCGATGCCGACGTGTCCGAAGTACTCTCGGCTATCAAGCGACTCCAGCGAACCGGCTGTATCAAGCGCATCGGCTGTGTCGTGAATCACATCGTCACCGGGTTCGACAACAACTGCATGGTCGTCTGGGACGTGCCGGACGACGCCCTCGACGAGCGTGGGCAGGCAGTCGGCGAACTCCCCTATGTCACGCTCTGCTATCACCGGCCACGCCGCCCGGAGCAGGACTGGCAGTACAACCTCTTTACAATGATCCACGGACGCGAAGCGGACATCGTGGACGAGAAGATAGACGAACTCGCGACTGACCACCTCCCGTACGACCACGGCCGGCTGTACTCGACGGAGACGCTGAAACAGACTGGGGCACGATACGACGACATCGTCGGCCAGTAA
- the mptA gene encoding GTP cyclohydrolase MptA → MSQQLPDVQASSPDVTVGLNRVGVTGVEKLVKLGRRDRDPIVLMAEFEVFVDLPSWRKGADMSRNMEVIDETLETAVSEEAYRVEDVCGDAAELLLEKHDYTTKAEVRMEAEYVTHESTPASEMATQSTADIIASATATEDGTSEEIGARVTGMTVCPCSQGMSASRARETLKQLNVEDDVIEEFLETNPQAGHSQRGHATLTVQSDGAPEVDLNELIEVARDSMSARIYNLAKRPDEDHMTYEAHKDAKFVEDCVRALAEGVVNTFPDLPDDAVVTMKQSNDESIHQHNAHAERVAQLDDLRQEVSED, encoded by the coding sequence ATGAGTCAACAACTCCCGGACGTGCAGGCGTCGAGTCCGGACGTAACGGTCGGTCTCAATCGCGTCGGTGTGACGGGCGTCGAGAAACTCGTCAAACTGGGGCGTCGTGACCGCGACCCCATCGTACTCATGGCGGAGTTCGAAGTGTTCGTAGACCTGCCGTCCTGGCGAAAGGGTGCCGATATGTCCCGCAATATGGAGGTTATCGACGAGACGCTGGAAACCGCTGTCTCCGAGGAAGCCTATCGGGTCGAGGATGTCTGTGGCGACGCCGCCGAACTCCTGCTTGAGAAGCACGATTACACGACGAAGGCGGAGGTTCGGATGGAAGCGGAGTACGTCACCCACGAGTCCACGCCGGCGTCCGAAATGGCGACACAGTCGACTGCCGACATCATCGCCTCGGCGACAGCGACTGAAGACGGGACGAGCGAGGAAATCGGTGCTCGCGTCACCGGGATGACCGTCTGCCCGTGCTCACAGGGGATGTCAGCTTCCCGCGCCCGCGAGACGCTCAAGCAGCTAAACGTCGAAGACGATGTCATCGAGGAGTTCCTTGAAACCAATCCACAGGCCGGCCACTCACAGCGGGGCCACGCCACGCTCACCGTCCAGAGCGACGGCGCGCCCGAGGTCGACCTGAACGAACTCATCGAAGTCGCCCGCGATTCGATGAGCGCCCGCATCTACAACCTCGCGAAACGGCCCGACGAGGACCACATGACCTACGAGGCCCACAAGGACGCCAAGTTCGTCGAGGACTGCGTTCGCGCGCTTGCCGAGGGCGTCGTCAACACGTTCCCGGACCTGCCGGACGACGCCGTCGTGACGATGAAACAGTCCAACGACGAGTCTATCCACCAGCACAACGCCCACGCAGAGCGCGTGGCACAGTTGGACGATCTGCGGCAGGAAGTCAGCGAGGACTGA
- a CDS encoding ABC transporter permease, which produces MSRATYMLKRLVLSIPVIIFGTTVTFAIIRLGPLSPAAAILGPQGDARAIRQIEQRLGLNEPLWEQYFEFMSDLFLFDLGQSWVVNSGTPAIDLIISYAPRTIWLGFWAVLIALGIGIPLGFYAGLNPNTFSDYFASFGGIVWRAMPNFWLAVILVTVLSQSEQLFGFSWTSFIVETNVVTSPNLAVLKNPTRLITDPGQAWTNLAKATKQILPPALVLGSASMGTEMRIGRTAVLETINSKYVETAKAKGVSPRVLVWKHIFRNALIPLVPVITAEAFILIGGSVLVETVFSINGIGLLFFRAAEQGDLPLVGTLMYLFILLIVGLNIVQDFAYTIIDPRVGYDA; this is translated from the coding sequence ATGAGCCGCGCTACGTATATGCTCAAGCGCTTGGTACTGTCAATCCCTGTTATCATTTTCGGGACGACAGTAACGTTTGCAATCATTCGACTGGGGCCGCTCAGCCCCGCAGCGGCGATCCTCGGGCCGCAAGGCGATGCGCGCGCGATTCGACAGATCGAGCAACGATTGGGACTGAACGAACCGCTCTGGGAACAGTACTTCGAGTTTATGAGTGACCTGTTCTTGTTCGATCTGGGCCAGTCGTGGGTGGTCAACTCCGGGACGCCGGCCATCGACCTCATCATTAGCTACGCACCGCGGACGATCTGGCTCGGATTCTGGGCGGTCCTGATCGCCCTTGGAATCGGCATTCCGCTTGGCTTCTACGCCGGCCTGAATCCGAATACGTTCTCGGATTACTTCGCCTCCTTCGGTGGGATTGTCTGGCGAGCGATGCCGAACTTCTGGCTCGCGGTCATTCTGGTGACGGTGCTCTCGCAGTCGGAACAGCTGTTCGGGTTCAGCTGGACCAGCTTCATCGTGGAGACGAACGTCGTGACCTCGCCGAACCTCGCCGTGCTCAAGAATCCCACGAGATTGATAACTGACCCGGGACAGGCATGGACCAACCTCGCGAAAGCGACAAAGCAGATACTGCCGCCCGCACTGGTGCTCGGGTCCGCGTCGATGGGGACAGAGATGCGTATCGGCCGAACTGCCGTGCTCGAAACGATCAACTCGAAGTACGTCGAAACGGCCAAGGCCAAAGGCGTCTCACCGCGAGTACTGGTGTGGAAGCACATCTTCCGAAACGCCCTGATTCCGCTCGTGCCGGTGATCACTGCGGAAGCGTTCATCCTGATTGGCGGGTCAGTACTCGTCGAAACTGTCTTCTCGATTAACGGTATCGGTCTTCTGTTCTTCCGGGCGGCAGAGCAGGGTGACCTCCCGCTTGTTGGAACACTGATGTATCTGTTTATCCTCCTTATCGTCGGGCTGAATATCGTACAGGACTTCGCGTACACAATTATCGACCCACGCGTGGGGTACGACGCATGA
- a CDS encoding ABC transporter permease: METELTEDIDQPLRDRLKAHPRPALLWGAGLCLLLLLEGPTYLDGLLGAIGFGLGLLPGAPGAEAFASASAFFSELPHLLSRELIPNRGYYDGSAWQGTFLGLEPKYAWLIRFLLVYVYVAVLLGWLWYGYVTFRRHYRAADWTPTDDVIDRLRSHYWGLFGLAVVVFFITMAAFAPVVGPTTAEENIEGPYSHDMQYYDADTETVETITIGEANLGSASRGSGDSNVGIWSYDDFGRFHPVGTLVSGKDLFTFLAFGARVSLFIGLGSMAIAGFIATTLALVTAYYKGVTDLIVVLTSDSVQAMPALLLVILATVVFKNHWIAELYNGAMLFILLFALIRWPGLWRAVRGPALQVGEQEWVDAAKSYGQRPTVIMRKHMAPYILGYLLVYASLTLGGVIISVSALSFLGLGITAPTPEWGRAINIGQSYIASQSWHISLIPGILITLVVTGFNALSDGIRDAIDPQSEGAEGGATGAAAGGGGG, encoded by the coding sequence ATGGAGACAGAACTCACCGAAGACATCGATCAACCGTTGCGGGACCGACTCAAGGCCCACCCCAGGCCGGCACTGCTGTGGGGGGCCGGGCTCTGTCTCCTGTTGTTGCTTGAGGGACCGACGTACCTCGATGGGCTGCTCGGCGCGATTGGCTTCGGACTCGGGCTACTTCCGGGCGCGCCCGGTGCCGAGGCGTTCGCCAGTGCGTCGGCGTTCTTCAGCGAACTGCCGCACCTGCTGAGCCGCGAACTGATACCCAACCGAGGATACTACGACGGGAGCGCCTGGCAAGGCACGTTCCTCGGCCTTGAGCCGAAGTACGCATGGCTCATTCGCTTCCTGCTGGTGTACGTATACGTTGCAGTCTTGCTGGGCTGGCTGTGGTACGGGTATGTGACGTTCCGCCGGCACTATCGCGCCGCTGACTGGACGCCGACTGACGACGTCATCGACCGACTCCGAAGCCACTACTGGGGCCTGTTCGGACTTGCGGTCGTCGTCTTCTTCATCACGATGGCCGCGTTCGCGCCCGTTGTCGGCCCAACGACGGCCGAAGAGAATATCGAGGGACCGTACTCCCACGATATGCAGTACTACGACGCGGACACGGAAACAGTCGAAACAATTACGATCGGCGAGGCGAATCTCGGTTCCGCTTCCCGCGGGAGCGGTGACAGCAACGTCGGAATCTGGAGTTACGACGACTTCGGGCGGTTCCATCCCGTCGGAACGCTCGTCAGCGGCAAGGACCTGTTCACCTTCCTCGCCTTTGGTGCACGGGTGTCGCTGTTCATCGGCCTCGGATCGATGGCGATTGCAGGCTTTATTGCGACGACGCTGGCATTAGTTACCGCCTACTACAAGGGGGTGACTGACCTCATCGTGGTACTGACCAGTGACTCCGTGCAGGCAATGCCAGCATTGTTGCTGGTGATTCTTGCGACAGTGGTGTTCAAGAATCACTGGATAGCAGAGCTGTACAACGGGGCGATGCTGTTCATCCTCCTGTTCGCGTTAATACGCTGGCCGGGGCTATGGCGAGCGGTGCGTGGCCCTGCGTTACAGGTCGGGGAACAGGAGTGGGTCGACGCGGCAAAGAGTTACGGCCAGCGACCCACTGTGATCATGCGGAAACATATGGCACCGTATATCCTCGGCTATCTCTTGGTTTATGCCTCGCTAACACTGGGCGGGGTCATTATTTCCGTCTCTGCCCTCTCGTTCCTCGGACTCGGGATTACCGCCCCGACTCCTGAGTGGGGGCGGGCGATCAACATTGGACAGTCGTACATCGCCAGTCAGTCCTGGCACATCTCGCTCATTCCGGGTATCCTGATTACGCTGGTCGTTACCGGGTTCAACGCACTGAGTGATGGGATTCGTGACGCTATCGACCCACAGAGCGAGGGTGCTGAAGGCGGTGCAACTGG
- a CDS encoding ABC transporter substrate-binding protein: MERRSFLKATGSAAAAAALAGCSSDSDETEGAEEGTGGGMDSTDDSGGDVGTDLKEEGDLWRVNTGTMTTMDPIEATDTQSGIVIQQMFDPLMNYPDSQPAVEGLMAADYEVSEDFTTYTFQLKDATFHNGDTVTASDFVYAFERLTASSNSSRAYFVLDSLGVTHETTTETVDGEEQEVYQSGTLGVEAIDETTLEIQLESPFASTLEMLAYSSFSPVPEGMVGDIEGYEGEMTQAEFSSSNPVGNGPFEFDTWDSGTEARVSAYDDYYGESASVDGVHFAVIENDSANYNYAMNRNADIFELPTAQYDPGKVSVEEEDDQGRQIGSYGELRNGATANYSAVSNIGVFYLGFNMASVPKPVRQAVAYAMNQHTVVEQVFKQRGEPAYNFTPKSIFPGGAQNYNDRAENEYPYGYDDSQLGEARSVMEEAGYGENERFAMELTIYESGVWSETASILRDQLQSVYIDLEVNQAPFNTLLERGRNGELEMYSLGWVADWPAPDNFLQLLNPPQTDTSLDFPISYVNWQPENGDAAQQAEEAYQAIAENPAPTEEDQTARNDAYLEMENANWEDVAMLPVYHELTELFWYDHVDFAPPAGMGPSRQKMNTVSLGDRE, encoded by the coding sequence ATGGAACGGCGATCGTTTCTGAAAGCAACGGGCAGTGCTGCGGCGGCCGCAGCGCTGGCGGGATGTTCCAGTGATAGTGACGAGACTGAGGGAGCAGAGGAGGGAACCGGCGGCGGCATGGACTCGACAGACGACAGTGGGGGCGATGTCGGGACCGACCTGAAGGAAGAGGGGGACCTCTGGCGGGTCAACACGGGGACGATGACGACGATGGACCCGATCGAGGCGACCGACACCCAGTCGGGAATCGTCATCCAGCAGATGTTCGACCCACTGATGAACTATCCCGACAGTCAGCCCGCTGTAGAGGGGCTTATGGCTGCGGACTATGAGGTATCTGAGGACTTCACAACCTACACGTTCCAGTTGAAGGATGCAACCTTCCACAACGGGGACACCGTAACCGCCAGCGACTTTGTCTACGCGTTCGAGCGACTGACTGCATCTAGCAACTCCAGTCGTGCCTACTTCGTTCTGGACTCGCTGGGCGTGACACACGAGACGACGACCGAGACGGTCGACGGCGAGGAACAGGAAGTGTACCAGTCCGGGACGCTCGGCGTCGAAGCTATCGACGAAACAACGCTCGAAATCCAGCTGGAATCACCGTTTGCATCCACGCTGGAAATGCTCGCGTACTCCTCTTTCTCACCGGTTCCTGAGGGCATGGTCGGCGATATCGAAGGGTATGAGGGCGAGATGACACAGGCCGAGTTCTCCAGTTCGAACCCGGTCGGGAACGGTCCCTTCGAGTTCGACACGTGGGACTCCGGCACTGAGGCCAGGGTCAGCGCGTACGACGACTATTACGGCGAGAGCGCGAGCGTCGACGGCGTCCACTTTGCGGTCATCGAGAACGATTCGGCCAATTACAACTACGCGATGAACCGCAATGCCGACATCTTCGAGCTCCCCACGGCGCAGTACGACCCCGGGAAGGTGTCCGTCGAAGAGGAAGACGACCAGGGTCGTCAGATCGGGTCCTACGGCGAGTTGCGCAACGGCGCCACGGCCAATTACTCCGCTGTATCGAATATCGGGGTGTTCTATCTCGGGTTCAATATGGCCAGCGTACCCAAGCCGGTCCGTCAGGCGGTCGCGTACGCGATGAATCAGCACACCGTTGTCGAACAGGTGTTCAAACAGCGCGGCGAGCCCGCCTACAACTTCACGCCGAAGTCCATCTTCCCCGGCGGCGCCCAGAACTACAACGACCGCGCCGAAAACGAGTACCCGTACGGCTACGACGACAGCCAACTCGGAGAGGCCCGCTCGGTGATGGAAGAAGCTGGCTACGGCGAAAACGAGCGGTTCGCCATGGAGCTGACAATCTACGAGTCCGGTGTCTGGAGCGAAACCGCAAGCATCCTTCGAGACCAGCTACAAAGTGTCTACATCGACCTCGAAGTCAATCAGGCGCCGTTTAACACGCTGCTTGAACGTGGCCGCAACGGCGAGCTAGAGATGTACTCGCTTGGCTGGGTCGCCGACTGGCCCGCCCCGGACAACTTCCTCCAGCTGCTGAACCCGCCACAGACTGACACGAGCCTCGATTTCCCGATTTCGTACGTCAACTGGCAGCCGGAGAACGGCGACGCTGCCCAGCAGGCTGAGGAGGCATATCAGGCGATCGCCGAAAACCCGGCACCGACGGAAGAGGACCAGACCGCCCGGAACGACGCGTACCTCGAGATGGAGAACGCGAACTGGGAAGACGTCGCCATGCTGCCGGTGTATCACGAGCTGACTGAGCTGTTCTGGTACGACCACGTCGACTTTGCTCCGCCTGCCGGGATGGGACCGAGCCGACAGAAAATGAACACTGTGTCGCTCGGAGACAGAGAGTAA
- a CDS encoding anthranilate phosphoribosyltransferase: protein MAQATREYGEWPLKRLMTEVVGSGHKSADDMSRTQAREAFQRILGDEPDHTTLGAFWLANRWKRNTPEELGAYVDVMSEESVETATPEADPVDCGANYDGKGRSAILGVGAGVVAAAAGTPVVVHSGDRVPTQKQDAYKHVLDELGVRTEIEPSESADMVDEVGFGYYYQPEFNPGIDALFERRDNMGVRTFVNTVETLANPANASVHLGSFYHLAFAKKMVRTLAQSETSSVERALFFQGMEGYDDVRPGETIVAEWPVTGEESDDEDIADFEIRTGEYGMDIESEDLQVDDVAEESAAITEAVLAGEREDGFADAVALNAALRIYAREDADSIQDGLEQAREAIADGSAAATLDELRTF from the coding sequence ATGGCGCAAGCGACCCGGGAGTACGGCGAATGGCCGCTCAAACGACTCATGACGGAAGTCGTCGGCTCCGGTCACAAATCGGCTGACGATATGTCCCGCACACAGGCCCGGGAGGCGTTCCAGCGCATCCTCGGCGACGAACCCGACCACACGACGCTTGGCGCGTTCTGGCTCGCCAACCGCTGGAAGCGCAACACCCCCGAGGAACTGGGTGCGTATGTCGACGTGATGTCCGAGGAATCGGTCGAGACAGCTACGCCAGAAGCTGACCCTGTCGACTGCGGGGCCAACTACGACGGCAAAGGCCGGTCCGCGATTCTCGGCGTCGGCGCAGGTGTCGTCGCCGCCGCCGCCGGGACGCCCGTTGTCGTCCACTCCGGCGACCGCGTCCCGACGCAGAAGCAGGACGCCTACAAGCACGTGTTAGACGAACTGGGCGTCCGAACCGAAATCGAGCCGAGCGAAAGTGCCGATATGGTCGACGAGGTCGGCTTCGGCTACTACTACCAGCCCGAGTTCAACCCCGGCATCGACGCCCTGTTCGAGCGCCGCGACAACATGGGCGTCCGGACGTTCGTCAACACTGTCGAGACGCTTGCGAACCCCGCCAACGCCAGTGTGCATCTCGGCAGCTTCTACCATCTGGCCTTCGCGAAGAAGATGGTCCGAACGCTCGCCCAGTCCGAGACCAGCAGCGTCGAGCGTGCCCTGTTCTTCCAGGGAATGGAGGGCTACGACGACGTTCGCCCCGGCGAGACAATCGTGGCCGAATGGCCCGTCACCGGCGAGGAGTCCGACGACGAGGACATCGCAGACTTCGAAATCCGCACCGGCGAGTACGGGATGGACATTGAGAGCGAGGACCTGCAGGTCGACGACGTGGCCGAAGAGTCGGCAGCGATAACCGAGGCTGTGCTGGCCGGCGAGCGCGAAGACGGCTTTGCCGATGCTGTCGCGCTCAACGCCGCCCTCCGCATCTATGCCCGTGAGGACGCCGACAGTATTCAGGACGGCCTCGAACAGGCCCGTGAAGCGATTGCCGACGGCAGCGCAGCGGCGACACTCGACGAGCTTCGGACCTTCTAA
- a CDS encoding MOSC domain-containing protein produces MAHVERLTVYPVKALDGMDCDSVSMRPGGTLAHDREFALFDTDGDVVNGKRTRRVHDIDTGYDTETGTLSVTTDGDSASFRLRDASDRTRAADWLSKFFDVDLTVERDETLGYVDRREMGPSVISTATLETVASWFDDVTVDGLRRRLRANVEVGGVPAFWEDRFVGADAPAFRAGSVRFEGVTPCGRCVVPQRDPDTGKETPGFREQFIERRQETFPEWADRDAFDHFYTLMLIARVPEADRDAALAVGDPVEVVSTTET; encoded by the coding sequence GTGGCACACGTCGAACGACTCACCGTCTACCCCGTCAAGGCACTGGACGGCATGGACTGCGACTCAGTATCGATGCGTCCGGGCGGGACGCTGGCGCACGACCGCGAGTTCGCCCTGTTCGACACCGACGGCGACGTGGTCAACGGGAAGCGAACCCGCCGCGTCCACGACATCGACACCGGCTACGACACCGAAACGGGGACGCTGTCGGTCACCACCGACGGCGATAGCGCGTCGTTCAGACTCCGGGATGCAAGTGATCGCACCCGAGCCGCCGACTGGCTCAGCAAATTTTTCGATGTGGACCTGACCGTCGAGCGCGACGAGACACTTGGGTACGTCGACCGGCGGGAAATGGGGCCGTCGGTCATCAGTACCGCGACACTGGAAACGGTGGCATCGTGGTTCGATGACGTGACTGTCGACGGACTGCGCCGACGACTCCGGGCGAACGTCGAGGTCGGCGGCGTCCCGGCGTTCTGGGAAGACCGCTTCGTCGGCGCGGACGCTCCAGCGTTCCGGGCCGGCAGTGTCCGCTTCGAAGGGGTGACACCCTGCGGTCGCTGTGTGGTCCCGCAGCGAGACCCCGACACCGGGAAGGAAACCCCGGGGTTCCGAGAACAGTTCATCGAACGCCGACAGGAGACGTTTCCGGAGTGGGCCGACCGGGACGCCTTCGACCATTTCTACACCCTGATGCTCATCGCCCGCGTTCCTGAGGCCGACCGCGACGCGGCGCTCGCCGTCGGGGACCCCGTCGAGGTCGTCTCGACGACTGAGACGTAG
- a CDS encoding peptidylprolyl isomerase: MSDLTATLHTTEGEIEVELYDERVPTTVENFVGLAEGADDYDGTEVGPGTGAWEDPESSEKRIDPLYTDIDIHRIIENFMIQMGDPTGTGRGGPGYSFDDEFHDELSHDGPGVLSMANSGPNTNGSQFFITLDAQPHLDGKHAVFGKVIDGMDVVESIGSVDTDRNDAPTEEMLLESVDVHR, translated from the coding sequence ATGAGTGACCTGACTGCAACCCTCCACACGACAGAGGGCGAGATCGAAGTCGAACTGTACGACGAGCGCGTGCCGACTACCGTCGAGAACTTCGTCGGTCTGGCCGAAGGGGCCGACGACTACGACGGGACCGAAGTCGGCCCGGGGACCGGCGCGTGGGAAGACCCTGAATCCAGCGAGAAGCGCATCGACCCGCTGTACACTGATATCGACATCCACCGGATCATCGAGAACTTCATGATCCAGATGGGCGACCCGACCGGCACTGGTCGCGGCGGCCCCGGCTACTCCTTCGACGACGAGTTCCACGACGAACTCAGCCACGACGGCCCGGGCGTCCTCAGCATGGCCAACAGCGGCCCGAACACCAACGGCTCGCAGTTCTTCATCACCCTCGACGCCCAGCCCCACCTCGACGGCAAGCACGCCGTCTTCGGGAAGGTCATCGACGGAATGGACGTTGTCGAGTCTATCGGCAGCGTCGACACCGACCGCAACGACGCGCCGACCGAGGAGATGCTGCTGGAATCGGTCGACGTTCACCGGTAA
- a CDS encoding alpha/beta fold hydrolase has translation MGQHASARDSTAWTVPAAETPGIHELVDTNGIRLHTVTAGPPDGDLVVLLHGFPEFWYAWKHQLPALADAGYRVVAPDLRGYNHSDKPEGVGAYHIDELVADVAGLVSAFDREQAHIVGHDWGGVIAWQTAIDRPDVVDQLAVLNAPHPSAYERALRHSVDQLLRSWYVLFFQLPALPEASLGWNDFTMLERILTDGPTRPDAFTETDVRRYKRALGQPGARTAAVNYYRALGRRNAKLTLTAGGVGNRPVTASTLLIWGVQDDALSLDLTQDLEEWVPDCRVERLPAASHWVQFDAPEQVSELLLSHLP, from the coding sequence ATGGGACAACACGCCAGCGCTCGTGACAGCACTGCGTGGACGGTACCCGCAGCAGAAACCCCCGGAATCCACGAGCTGGTCGACACGAACGGTATCAGGCTTCATACCGTGACCGCCGGGCCGCCGGACGGCGACCTCGTCGTCCTGTTGCACGGCTTTCCGGAGTTCTGGTACGCCTGGAAACACCAGCTCCCGGCGCTCGCGGACGCCGGCTACCGCGTGGTTGCACCCGACCTCCGGGGCTACAACCACTCCGACAAGCCCGAGGGCGTCGGAGCCTATCACATCGACGAACTGGTCGCCGATGTCGCGGGCCTCGTGTCGGCGTTCGACCGCGAACAGGCCCACATCGTTGGCCACGATTGGGGCGGTGTCATCGCCTGGCAGACCGCTATCGACCGTCCCGATGTTGTCGACCAGCTTGCGGTTCTGAATGCACCACACCCCTCGGCATACGAACGAGCGCTCCGCCACTCGGTCGACCAGTTATTGCGCTCCTGGTACGTGCTGTTCTTCCAGCTTCCCGCGCTTCCGGAGGCCAGCCTCGGCTGGAACGATTTCACCATGCTGGAGCGCATTCTGACTGACGGACCGACCCGCCCTGACGCCTTCACCGAGACCGACGTGCGGCGGTACAAGCGGGCGCTCGGGCAGCCGGGCGCGCGCACGGCCGCGGTCAACTACTACCGGGCGCTTGGCCGGCGGAACGCAAAGCTGACGCTCACGGCGGGCGGGGTCGGCAACCGTCCAGTGACAGCGTCAACGCTCCTTATCTGGGGTGTTCAGGACGATGCGCTCTCGCTCGACCTGACCCAGGACCTCGAAGAATGGGTCCCGGACTGTCGAGTCGAGCGGCTCCCGGCGGCGAGCCACTGGGTCCAGTTCGACGCCCCCGAGCAGGTCTCGGAGCTACTGCTGTCACACCTGCCGTAG
- a CDS encoding response regulator, translated as MTKGRQVTILVVDDEPAVADVYADQLGERYTVETAYSGEAALSKLDSAVDVVLLDRRMPDLSGDEVLSAIREKRYDTRVAMVTAVDPDFDIIEMPFDDYVLKPVSKADLFQTIEQLLLYADYEERLRECYSLTAKYAALESSKPQAVLDESEEFTALRAELEEVRAELDELTDSFDATDFELLFRNFETDESIPDNTQF; from the coding sequence ATGACAAAGGGTCGGCAAGTGACAATCCTCGTTGTCGACGACGAGCCAGCGGTGGCAGACGTGTACGCGGACCAGTTAGGGGAACGCTACACAGTCGAGACGGCATACAGTGGTGAGGCCGCCCTCTCGAAGCTGGACTCCGCAGTCGATGTTGTCCTGTTAGACCGGCGGATGCCGGACCTCTCCGGCGACGAGGTGCTGTCGGCGATCCGTGAGAAGCGCTACGATACGCGCGTGGCGATGGTGACCGCAGTAGACCCCGATTTTGATATCATCGAGATGCCCTTCGATGATTACGTCCTCAAACCAGTGTCGAAGGCGGACCTCTTCCAGACAATCGAACAGTTGCTTCTGTACGCCGATTACGAGGAACGCCTGCGGGAATGCTACTCGCTCACGGCGAAATACGCTGCACTGGAATCATCGAAACCACAGGCTGTCCTCGATGAGAGCGAGGAGTTCACTGCGCTGCGGGCCGAACTTGAGGAAGTCCGCGCGGAACTTGACGAACTCACGGATTCGTTCGACGCCACGGACTTCGAATTGCTGTTTCGGAATTTCGAGACGGACGAGTCAATACCGGACAACACACAGTTTTGA